From a region of the Castanea sativa cultivar Marrone di Chiusa Pesio chromosome 10, ASM4071231v1 genome:
- the LOC142611963 gene encoding SNF2 domain-containing protein CLASSY 4-like, whose product MDYSLPIASRTRQGRAQFYEDCIVEKKKKKGRKESNGVDLAGSSRPHRVDGVKGYERLGSESESFAVSDGSVEEIDVDDCSEEGDELMDFVGDESLKLKNKGNSNKGFEGMANVDEIMLDDSDDEVVILGEGRDFDWEEREEDVICIDVDEEDDMSEKDVTESGELNSDWRRGNDEPVSLRKGKGETSSLNIGERKSSEDGCGDAVFDDSCDAVRNSSLESSSCEEDKDDEDDQDYEVEKLETCASLEQLSSDNGGEEEEKGEDAEEFEVVKRGSHGRGRPKGVDVGLKRRKYGLELLVDVENDEDNCVARRTRSCFVSKLGKKKMKLGTLSHPLCVDEEEVESSSGHDDSDDGADDVGNGGVKAGSNDESEDYSSDDESGHGGKIKSVSASEKFKTNRGNIDACERNLHGKDIGKLKIPIKGNRIRLSKNCNVLTILADSILEKGDRLEELVSFRDESNPPVAEISLPLKFTFGIQESNPPEKSEEEKEMDKLWADMELALRSSEIGYVEDEDSLPPEDEVDRATLCHQGYHQLILDEEVGLRCEFCPHVQLEIKYIVPDFSRNPFRQSDRRDSGAMNNSIVDELRSQDWSGDSLSNCDPQLRAEGTVWDIIPGIKNSLYPHQCEGFEFIWKNIAGGIHLQKLKHQTTCAGGSGCIISHAPGTGKTRLTIVFLQTYMKLHPTCRPVIVAPRSMLLTWEEEFRKWDFDIPFHNLNKNELSGKEKLRQDGHMNLSVIRMVKLYSWKKDRSILGISYTLFEKLAGEVNKKDKVRTEQDYHFRKILLEVPGIVVLDEGHIARNPDSRILQVLSNIKTDKRIILSGTPFQNNFYELYNTLCLARPVFEDKEGKWLSLTSSITKVTDDRLKYEKLKKVRDMIQPFVHVHKGFILQEKLPGLRDSLVILQPSQLQKSLFEELRDHFVRSNFKFDHYESLISLHPSLLLQCGDDSFPSDKHKLEKSNLEAGVKAKFLIELIRLSEAVNEKVLVFSQFLEPLAFIKDQLKYHFNWNEGKEMLYMDGKHSMEQRQSSINVFNDPTSEARVLLASIKASREGINLVGASRVVLLDVVWNPSVERQAICRAYRLGQKKVVYIYHLIASGAREEAKYYRQTEKDLLSELVFCSSGRGCDQQKISRTVSDDKILEEMVQHDKLKYMFEKIAYQQKESKLIETYSWLEKEPVTSSPSSP is encoded by the exons ATGGATTATAGTTTGCCAATAGCTAGCAGGACCAGACAAGGGCGAGCCCAGTTTTATGAAGACTGTATtgtggagaagaagaagaagaaggggaggAAGGAGAGTAATGGGGTTGACTTGGCTGGTTCTAGCAGGCCCCATAGAGTTGATGGGGTTAAAGGGTATGAGAGATTAGGGTCTGAGAGTGAGTCTTTTGCTGTGTCTGATGGTAGTGTGGAGGAGATTGATGTGGATGATTGTAGTGAAGAAGGAGATGAATTGATGGATTTTGTGGGGGATGAGAGTTTGAAGTTGAAGAATAAGGGAAATTCAAATAAGGGTTTTGAGGGAATGGCCAATGTGGATGAAATTATGCTGGATGATAGTGATGATGAGGTGGTTATTTTGGGCGAAGGAAGAGATTTTGActgggaagagagagaggaggatGTTATTTGTATAGATGTTGATGAGGAGGATGATATGAGTGAGAAAGATGTGACTGAAAGTGGTGAACTGAATTCTGATTGGAGGAGGGGTAATGATGAACCTGTTTCATTGAGAAAAGGAAAGGGTGAGACTAGTAGCTTGAACATAGGTGAGAGGAAGAGTAGTGAGGATGGTTGTGGTGATGCTGTGTTTGATGATTCATGTGATGCTGTTAGAAACTCATCGCTAGAATCATCCTCTTGTGAAGAGGACaaagatgatgaggatgatcAGGATTATGAAGTGGAAAAGTTGGAAACTTGTGCTAGTTTGGAGCAATTGAGTTCGGATAATGGGGGTGAAGAGGAGGAAAAAGGGGAAGATGCTGAGGAATTTGAGGTTGTGAAGAGAGGGAGTCATGGGAGGGGGAGGCCAAAAGGAGTTGATGTTGGGTTGAAGAGGAGGAAGTATGGATTGGAATTGTTGGTTGATGTAGAGAATGACGAAGATAATTGTGTGGCTCGAAGAACCCGTTCTTGTTTTGTAtcaaaattgggaaaaaagaaaatgaagctcGGAACTTTAAGTCACCCACTTTGTGTTGATGAGGAGGAAGTGGAGTCTTCATCCGGGCATGATGATAGTGATGATGGTGCTGATGATGTTGGCAATGGTGGTGTGAAGGCTGGGTCTAATGATGAGAGTGAAGATTATTCTAGTGATGATGAGTCTGGTCATGGTGGTAAGATAAAATCTGTGTCTGCTAGtgagaaatttaaaactaaCAGAGGCAACATAGATGCTTGTGAGAGGAATTTACATGGGAAGGATATAGGGAAGTTGAAGATACCAATCAAGGGAAATCGCATCCGTTTGTCAAAAAATTGTAACGTTTTGACAATTCTTGCGGATTCCATTTTGGAGAAGGGAGATCGTTTGGAAGAATTGGTTTCTTTTAGAGATGAAAGTAATCCCCCAGTTGCTGAGATATCTCTCCCATTGAAGTTCACTTTTGGAATTCAGGAGTCGAATCCACCAGAGAAAtcagaagaagagaaagaaatggaTAAACTTTGGGCTGATATGGAGTTAGCTCTTAGATCGAGTGAAATTGGTTAT GTTGAAGATGAAGATTCCCTTCCTCCAGAGGATGAAGTTGATAGAGCTACCCTTTGCCATCAAGGGTATCATCAGCTTATTCTTGATGAAGAAGTTGGacttagatgtgaattttgccCACACGTGCAACTGGAAATCAAGTATATTGTACCAGATTTT AGTAGAAATCCTTTTAGACAATCAGACAGGAGAGACTCAGGTGCAATGAACAATTCCATCGTTGATGAGCTTAGGTCTCAAGACTGGTCTGGTGATTCCCTCTCTAACTGTGATCCCCAACTTCGAGCTGAAGGCACCGTGTGGGACATCATTCCTGGtataaaaaatagtttgtatccACATCAATGTGAAGGTTTTGaatttatttggaagaatatagCTGGAGGAATTCATCTTCAGAAGTTGAAACATCAAACGACTTGTGCTGGTGGGAGTGGCTGCATTATATCACATGCTCCTGGGACAGGAAAAACCCGTTTAACCATTGTTTTTCTTCAGACGTACATGAAATTACATCCCACATGCAGGCCTGTCATTGTTGCTCCTCGTAGCATGCTCCTTACATGGGAAGAGGAGTTCCGGAAATGGGATTTTGACATCCCATTTCACAATCTGAACAAGAATGAGTTGTCAGGCAAGGAAAAGCTGAGGCAAGATGGACACATGAACCTAAGTGTAATCCGTATGGTAAAGTTGTATTCCTGGAAAAAGGATAGAAGCATCCTGGGGATCAGTTACACACTGTTTGAAAAGCTTGCTGGAGAAGTtaataaaaaggataaagtaAGGACTGAACAAGATTATCATTTCAGGAAGATCCTTCTTGAGGTTCCCGGTATTGTAGTCCTTGATGAAGGGCACATTGCTCGCAATCCTGATAGTCGTATCCTACAGGTGTTGTCAAATATAAAAACGGATAAGCGCATCATCCTTTCGGGAACtccttttcaaaataatttttatgagcTTTATAATACGCTATGCTTGGCAAGGCCAGTGTTTGAAGACAAAGAAGGTAAATGGTTATCTCTTACGAGTTCCATTACTAAAGTCACTGATGATAGGCTGAAATATGAGAAACTGAAGAAGGTTAGAGATATGATTCAGCCATTTGTTCATGTACACAAAGGCTTCATACTACAAGAAAAACTTCCAGGGCTGAGGGACTCTTTGGTTATATTACAGCCATCCCAGCTGCAGAAGAGCCTCTTTGAGGAACTCCGTGATCATTTTGTAAGGTCCAACTTCAAATTTGATCATTATGAATCTTTGATTTCTCTCCACCCTTCACTGTTGCTTCAGTGTGGAGATGACAGTTTTCCTTCTGACAAGCATAAattagaaaaatcaaatcttgaGGCTGGAGTCAaagcaaaatttttaattgaactCATCCGGCTTTCCGAGGCTGTGAATGAAaaagttttggtttttagtCAATTCCTTGAACCGTTAGCCTTTATAAAGGACCAGCTTAAGTATCATTTCAATTGGAATGAAGGAAAAGAGATGTTGTATATGGATGGTAAGCATAGTATGGAGCAGCGCCAATCCTCAATTAATGTTTTCAATGATCCAACTAGTGAAGCAAGGGTATTATTAGCATCAATAAAGGCAAGCCGTGAAGGGATAAATCTGGTTGGGGCTTCAAGGGTTGTTTTACTGGATGTGGTATGGAATCCGTCAGTTGAAAGGCAAGCAATATGTCGTGCATATAGGCTTGGGCAGAAAAAGGTAGTATACATATACCATCTCATTGCTTCTGGTGCAAGGGAAGAAGCAAAGTATTATCGACAAACTGAGAAGGACTTGTTGTCTGAGTTAGTATTCTGTTCTTCTGGCAGGGGTTGTGATCAGCAGAAAATCTCCCGGACAGTCTCAGATGATAAAATTTTGGAAGAGATGGTTCAACATGATAAACTTAAGTATATGTTTGAAAAGATAGCATACCAACAGAAAGAGTCTAAACTGATTGAGACTTATAGCTGGTTGGAGAAAGAACCAGTAACATCCTCACCATCTAGTCCTTGA
- the LOC142611962 gene encoding uncharacterized protein LOC142611962, with amino-acid sequence MAETYLEGEESVSSRSRDVAVSLQRDKGKGHTSEVVRAHDGGQGAERQSLTEEYMSRDVVLQQMQSEIAYLCKCMDSRKRRRKSTASSSSDSSGANLRGRVPPVLEPTWSGTRGGVSSDVRAKQQKEIRMPDTDGIYRDDGSDAMGKALRQISKSPFAARINRTKLPRRFSQPIFTMYNGRTDPVEHVSHFSQKMAVYSNNEALMCRVFPSSLGAVAMRWFVALAEGSLRSFEELTRAFGARFITCTRIPKPLDALLSMTMREGETLKTYSDRYWETYNEIDGDVEDVAVRTFKVGLPAEHGLRRSLTMKAAIDMRQLMDRIDKYKRVEEDQMQSKAKMKGYLEKKDLRVGGFQGSRPRRDFPSYPRTAESPLVNSLFKEPVHHILEKIRHEPYFRPPNKMSGDASTRNQNLHCHYHQDKGHITEDFRTLRDHLNHLIKARKINHLLVNPDEKRGQQGTRKYWGQAPQPSLGTINVILAQPRGELGQPSRVMTVQNKCGNEGIEESHQANKRMRSSATPTLGFSDKDKEGTFQPHDDALVVTVRIGGYDVKRVLVDDGSGAEIMYPDLFNGLKLKQKDLEKYDHPLVGFDGNQVIPRGMIRLPVQVEGSEVQVNFIVVMAYSPYTAILARPWLHAMEAVSSTLHVMVKYPVRGSVGILHGSQMETVREVGLNEDEGSAEQLTKIVIGVDEEKYFQVGSKLPVREREELVQFLRDNIDVFAWTTYDVPGINPEVICHHLNINPHATPRQQPPRRASQEHAEAVKEEVSKLKQAGAIKEIFYPEWLANTVVVKKKNGKWRVCIDFTDLNKACPKDPFPIPRIDQLVDATVGHPRMSFLDAFQGYHQIPLSLNDQEKIAFRAPNGNYHYRVMPFGLKNARSTYQRMVTRMFDAQLGRNMEAYIDDMVIKSKRTEDHLADLQETFSVLRKYKLRLNASKCSFGVGSGKFLGYMITHRGIEVNPDQIKAVLGLHPPQNPKEVQKLAGMIAALNRFISRSADRCRPFYRLLHKWKDFQWTSECDLAFEDLKQYLSRPPILSTPEKEEVLYAYLAVTNHSVSLVLVRNDDGVQKPIYYVSKSLQEVEQWYLLLEKALLAVVHATRKLPHYFQAHTVVILTQLPLQAIVRKSDYTGRVAKWGTKLGAYDIKYMPRTAVKGQILADFVAEFTECQVNHGGTMMTIMSIGLEKVTPWEVYTDGASNRKGAGIGVVLISPEKLVIEKSLRLGFSATNNEAEYEALLVGAQMVKHLGGKVVRLYCDSRLVVGQVNGEFEAKDERMKSYLKRVQGVLGLFESFKVQQVPRGHNSHADSLAMLATSLGSKLPRMVMVEDLLSSSLTNISAVRIHSVHVGPSWMDPIVTFLQHGTLPEDRTMAEKVRRSAPRYWLSEEQKLYRRSYTGPYLLCVHPEAVKPLLEELHEGVCGSHTGGRSLAHRAMTQGYWWPSMQRTSQDYAKKCDQCQRFAPSIHQPGGNLNPLSSPWPFAKWGLDIVGPFPRAPGLKKRLDDAKGGWVEELPHVLWAYRTTPRRSTGETPFSMTYGMEAIIPLESGFPTLKSDQYDKASNHERMYDCLNTIEERREVANVKMGSYQQKLKQTYDKGVRSRPLVPGDLVLRKVVGVEKNPAWGKLGPNWEGPYKITSLAGIEAYRLEDLDGRVIPRPWNRIVIRLVYETEEKS; translated from the exons ATGGCTGAAACGTACCTAGAAGGGGAGGAATCAGTAAGTTCACGAAGCAGGGACGTAGCGGTAAGTCTTCAGCGTGACAAAGGGAAGGGACATACCTCAGAGGTGGTGAGAGCACATGATGGCGGTCAGGGGGCTGAGCGACAATCACTGACTGAGGAATATATGTCTCGTGACGTGGTATTGCAACAGATGCAATCTGAAATAGCTTATCTATGCAAGTGCATGGATAGTAGGAAGCGGAGGCGTAAAAGTactgctagctcttccagtgacaGTTCGGGAGCAAACCTCAGAGGAAGGGTTCCCCCAGTACTCGAACCTACTTGGAGTGGTACCCGTGGCGGTGTGTCTTCGGACGTTAGGGCAAAACAGCAGAAGGAGATTAGGATGCCTGATACAGATGGGATATATCGTGATGACGGGAGcgatgcaatgggtaaagccctGAGGCAAATTTCCAAATCCCCTTTTGCGGCCAGGATAAATAGGACAAAGCTACCTCGTAGGTTTTCACAGCCCATCTTTACTATGTATAACGGGAGGACTGACCCTGTAGAGCATGTTAGTCATTTTAGTCAGAAGATGGCCGTTTATTCGAATAATGAGGCATTGATGTGCAGAGTttttccctccagtttgggggccgtggctatgaggtggtttgTTGCCTTAGCAGAAGGTTCTCTGAGGTCTTTTGAGGAgttgactagggcatttggagcaAGGTTCATAACTTGTACTAGGATTCCAAAACCCTTGGATGCTCTATTGTCTATGActatgagggaaggggaaacacTTAAAACTTATTCTGACCGATATTGGGAAacgtataatgaaattgatggggatGTGGAAGATGTAGCCGTGAGGACTTTCAAGGTGGGTCTTCCCGCGGAGCATGGGTTAAGGAGgtctttgacaatgaaggcTGCGATAGATATGCGTCAGCTCATGGACCGGATAGATAAGTATAAACGGGTGGAAGAAGATCAAATGCAGAGCAAAGCAAAAATGAAGGGGTACCTGGAGAAAAAGGATCTTCGAGTAGGAGGGTTTCAAGGTAGTCGGCCTAGACGAGACTTTCCAAGCTATCCGAGGACCGCCGAGTCTCCTCTAGTTAACTCATTATTTAAGGAACCCGTGCATCACATACTGGAGAAAATTCGGCATGAGCCATATTTTAGGCCACCTAACAAgatgagtggagatgcatctacgagaaatcaaaacctccaCTGCCATTACCACCAGGATAAGGGACACATTACGGAGGATTTCCGGACGTTGCGCGATCATCTGAATCACTTGATTAAGGCTAGAAAGATCAATCACTTATTGGTTAATCCGGACGAGAAGAGGGGCCAGCAAGGCACTCGGAAATATTGGGGTCAGGCCCCTCAACCATCTCTAGGTACTATTAACGTCATCTTGGCCCAGCCGAGAGGAGAATTGGGGCAACCTTCTCGGGTCATGACCGTTCAAAACAAGTGTGGGAATGAGGGCATAGAGGAGAGTCATCAAGCAAATAAAAGAATGAGGTCCTCGGCGACGCCCACATTGGGATTTTCTGATAAGGATAAAGAAGGCACGTTTCAACCTCACGATGACGCCCTGGTCGTTACGGTGCGTATTGGGGGATACGATGTGAAACGGGTCTTGGTGGACGATGGAAGTGGTGCCGAGATTATGTATCCGGACCTATTCAATGGGTTAAAGTTGAAACAAAAGGATTTGGAAAAGTACGACCATCCGTTGGTCGGTTTTGATGGAAACCAGGTGATACCGCGGGGAATGATTAGGTTGCCTGTGCAGGTGGAGGGTTCTGAAGTGCAGGTaaacttcatagttgttatggcaTACTCTCCTTACACGGCCATTTTGGCtagaccttggttgcatgcaATGGAGGCAGTTTCATCTACTTTACATGTAATGGTGAAGTACCCTGTGCGAGGAAGCGTGGGAATATTACATGGCAGTCAAATG gagaCTGTTCGGGAAGTCGGCCTAAATGAGGATGAAGGCTCTGCTGAGCAGCTAACCAAGATAGTTATTGGGGtagatgaagaaaaatattttcaggtcgGATCTAAGCTGCCGGTACGGGAAAGAGAAGAATTGGTCCAATTCTTGCgggataatattgatgtttttgcatggacgacttATGACGTACCAGGAATTAATCCAGAAGTTATCTGCCATCATTTGAATATTAACCCCCATGCGACGCCTAGACAACAGCCTCCTCGGCGAGCATCTCAAGAGCACGCCGAAGCAGTTAAGGAGGAAGTTAGTAAGCTAAAGCAAGCCGGGGCGATCAAGGAGATCTTCTATCCTGAATGGCTGGCCAATACTGtcgtggtaaaaaagaagaatggaaaatggagagttTGTATTGACTTTACAGATTTGAATAAGGCATGCCCCAAGGATCCTTTCCCTATACCCAgaattgatcaactggtggatgcaactgtgggGCACCCCCGAATGAGCTTCTTGGACGCATTCCAGGGGTATCATCAAATCCCTTTGTCATTGAATGATCAGGAGAAAATAGCTTTTCGTGCCCCTAATGGTAACTACCATTACCGAGTGATGCCCTTTGGCTTAAAGAATGCAAGgtccacttatcaacgaatggtgaccagaatgtttgatgcGCAATTGGGGCGTAATATGGAAGCGTATATCGATGACATGGTCATTAAAAGTAAGAGAACAGAAGACCATTTGGCAGATTTACAGGAGACCTTctcggtgttaagaaagtataaaTTACGCTTGAATGCATCAAAATGTTCCTTTGGAGTGGGATCGGGAAAGTTTTTagggtacatgattactcatcggggaattgaagttaatcctgatcAAATTAAGGCTGTCTTAGGCTTGCATCCCCCTCAGAATCCgaaagaggtgcagaagttagCAGGTATGATTGCAGCCTTGAACAggtttatatctcggtccgcagACAGGTGCCGCCCATTTTATCGCCTTTTGCACAAATGGAAAGATTTCCAGTGGACTAGTGAATGCGACTTGGCCTTTGAAGACTTAAAACAATACCTGTCCAGACCACCGATATTATCAACGCCCGAGAAGGAAGAAGTGTTATATGCTTACCTAGCTGTCACGAATCACTCCGTAAGTCTTGTCTTAGTACGGAATGATGATGGGGTCCAGAAACCGATATATTATGTCAGCAAGTCTTTACAGGAAGTAGAACAATGGTACCTACTTTTGGAAAAGGCGCTTCTAGCCGTGGTGCATGCGACAAGGAAATTgccccattacttccaagctcacaccgTAGTAATACTCACACAATTGCCTTTGCAAGCTATCGTGAGGAAGTCGGATTACACGGGTCgggtagcaaagtggggaaccaaaCTGGGAGCTTATgacatcaagtatatgcctcggaCAGCTGTTAAAGGGCAAATCCTTGCCGACTTCGTGGCCGAGTTCACGGAATGTCAGGTTAACCACGGAGGTACCATGATGACAATAATGTCCATTGGGCTGGAAAAAGTCACTCCCTGGGAAGTCTACACGGATGGGGCGTCAAATCGAAAGGGAGCCGGGATTGGAGTCGTGCTAATATCTCCTGAAAAGCTAGTCATTGAAAAGTCATTGAGGTTGGGATTCtcagccactaataatgaggccgagtacgaggctctcTTAGTGGGCGCCCAAATGGTTAAACACTTGGGAGGAAAGGTAGTGAGATTGTATTGTGATTCCCGATTGGTAGTAGGGCAAGTAAATGGGGAGTTTGAGGCAAAAGATGAGCGAATGAAAAGCTATCTCAAACGAGTTCAAggggtgttgggtttgtttgaaaGTTTCAAGGTACAACAAGTTCCAAGGGGACATAATTCTCATGCTGACTCATTAGCAATGTTAGCCACTTCACTGGGTTCAAAGTTACCACGTATGGTCATGGTGGAGGATTTACTGTCCTCTAGCTTGACCAACATCTCAGCAGTACGGATTCACAGCGTTCATGTTGGTCCAagttggatggacccaattGTAACTTTCTTGCAGCACGGAACACTACCTGAAGATAGAACAATGGCCGAGAAGGTACGAAGAAGCGCTCCCCGTTACTGGCTATCAGAGGAGCAAAAACTCTATAGACGTTCCTACACAGGGCCGTACCTGCTTTGCGTACATCCTGAAGCCGTGAAACCTTtgctggaggaattgcatgaaggtgTGTGTGGGAGTCATACTGGAGGAAGAtcattagctcatagagccatgacccaagggtattggtggccgagCATGCAGAGAACCTCTCAAGATTATGCcaagaaatgtgatcaatgtcaaaggtttgcgCCTAGCATACATCAACCTGGAGGTAACTTAAACCCGTTATCcagcccatggcccttcgctAAGTGGGGTTTAGATATCGTCGGACCTTTCCCTCGGGCACCAG GTTTGAAGAAACGGTTGGATGATGCTAAAGGAGGCTGGGTAGAAGAATTGCCTCATGTATTATGGGCTTATCGCACTACGCCCCGAAGATCAACAGGCGAGactcccttttcaatgacgtaCGGAATGGAAGCTATAATACCATTAGAATCGGGCTTTCCCACCCTGAAGTCTGACCAGTACGATAAAGCGAGCAATCATGAGAGGATGTATGATTGTTTGAATACTATTGAGGAAAGGAGAGAGGTAGCCAATGTGAAAATGGGCAGTTATCAGCAAAAGCTCAAGCAGACGTACGACAAGGGAGTTAGATCCAGACCTCTAGTACCAGGTGATTTGGTGCTAAGAAAGGTAGTGGGGGTAGAAAAAAATCCTGCTTGGGGAAAGTTGGGTCCTAATTGGGAGGGGCCGTATAAAATTACCTCATTAGCAGGAATAGAGGCTTATCGTCTAGAAGATTTGGATGGAAGGGTGATtcctcgcccttggaat CGCATTGTAATAAGACTTGTATATGAAACAGaagaaaaaagctaa
- the LOC142613060 gene encoding large ribosomal subunit protein eL43z isoform X1: MQTKRTKKAGIVGKYGTRYGASLRKQIKKMEVSQHSKYFCEFCGKFAVKRKAVGIWGCKDCGKVKAGGAYTLNTASAVTVRSTIRRLRDQTEN; the protein is encoded by the exons ATGCAGACTAAGAGAACAAAGAAGGCGGGTATTGTTGGAAAATATG GTACCCGTTATGGTGCCAGTTTGCGAAAGCAGATTAAGAAAATGGAAGTTAGCCAGCATAGCAAATATTTCTGTGAATTCTGTGGGAAG TTTGCCGTGAAGAGGAAGGCTGTTGGAATTTGGGGCTGCAAGGACTGTGGAAAGGTCAAAGCAGGCGGTGCCTACACCTTGAA CACTGCTAGTGCTGTGACCGTGAGGAGCACCATTCGGAGGCTTAGAGATCAAACTGAAAATTGA
- the LOC142613060 gene encoding large ribosomal subunit protein eL43z isoform X2, with translation MTKRTKKAGIVGKYGTRYGASLRKQIKKMEVSQHSKYFCEFCGKFAVKRKAVGIWGCKDCGKVKAGGAYTLNTASAVTVRSTIRRLRDQTEN, from the exons ATG ACTAAGAGAACAAAGAAGGCGGGTATTGTTGGAAAATATG GTACCCGTTATGGTGCCAGTTTGCGAAAGCAGATTAAGAAAATGGAAGTTAGCCAGCATAGCAAATATTTCTGTGAATTCTGTGGGAAG TTTGCCGTGAAGAGGAAGGCTGTTGGAATTTGGGGCTGCAAGGACTGTGGAAAGGTCAAAGCAGGCGGTGCCTACACCTTGAA CACTGCTAGTGCTGTGACCGTGAGGAGCACCATTCGGAGGCTTAGAGATCAAACTGAAAATTGA